GGATTCGCTACCTGGCTCAAGGCCGCGTTAGCCTCGTGTGGGAAGCGAGTAAAGAAAAATCACTGCTCCGCGAGATCGCACCACATCTCGCCGATCCGCTGGAGTTTGTGTTCCCGACGCGGAAGGCGAATGGTTGGCCCCGCTGGAAGCTCGGCGTCGGCGTGAAGCTGTACGACCTCCTCTGCGGCGTCGGCAAGGGTGGCGGCAGCGGTTCGATGGGCGTCGCCGAAACGCTGCGGCGCGTCCCGGGTCTCAATCAAACCGAACTCACCGGCGCCGTCCGCTACCACGACGCGCTGACTAACGACTCGCGGCTCGTGCTCGACACGCTCAATTCGGCCGTGCGTCATGGCGCCATCGCCTGCAACTACGTGAAGCTCCTCGACGCGACCGCCGAAGGCGATTTGTGGCGTTGCGAGCTTGAGGATCTCCGCACTGCAACGCTGCATGTCGTGAAGGCCCGCTCGGTCGTCAACGCGACCGGCCCGTGGTCCGACCGGATGCCGAACTCCGAGACGTCGCTGCGGCTTACCAAGGGCGTTCACCTCGTGATCGACCGCTCGCGGTTGCCGGTGGATGACGCCGTCGTGCTGGCCGAGGGAAGCCGCATTTTGTTCGTGATTCCGTGGGGCGAGCGCGTGATCCTCGGCACCACCGACACCGACTACCACGGCCCGCTCGACAATCCGCCGTGTGACGACGCCGACATCGCCTACATCTTGCAGGTGGTGAACGACGGCTTCCCTGCTGCGAAGCTGACGCCGAAAGATCTCGTCAGCACCTGGTCAGGCCTCCGCCCGCTGGTGGCCGACAAGAACGGCAACCCGTCGGACATTTCGCGGCGGCACAAGATTGCAATGAGCCATGCCGGTTGGTGGGACGTCACCGGGGGCAAGCTCACGACCTACCGCTTGATGGGCGAAGAGACAGTCGACGCGATCGTGAAGTTTCTCGGCATGAAGGCGGGCCCCTGCCGAACGGCGTCGACGCCAATTGTAGAAAGCGGACACGCAGAAGCATTTAGCGGCATCCTGCCTCCGCCAGTCTCGGCGGCGGCGGTGGCCCACTACTGCCGCGTCGAGTCGGCGCGGCACTTAGACGACGTGATGATCCGCCGCAGCAGTTGGCGGCATTATCACCACAACCAAATGGAACTGGCGGCGAACGTCGCACGATGGATGGCGGCGGAATTGAAGTGGACCGACGCCGAAACGGAAACCGAACTTCAGCGCTACCGTCGACTCATCGGCGGCGTCGAGGGTGCGGCTCCCCGTATCGGCGTCGCGCCAGTGAACGGCAACGGTCACGCCGCGGCAGGAGCCGTGCGCAGCGGAGCGATTTAGGAACGTGTTTGGAAGATCGCGGGTGCATCGAGTGACGAAGCGCTGCGACGAATCACGAGAGTTGAAGGAAGCGTCAACGAGTTTACGGGACGAGACAGTAACGTTTCTTCGCATATCTATTCAGCCGTCGGCAGTTCGCTGCGTCGCAATTCGCCGGCAACGTCTTATCTGTCGGTAGTTCACTGAGGAAACGCATGATCTTCAACGGATCTTCATCCTGCTTGTCTATTACTTAAATGCTTGTTCGCCTCCTTCACGAATCAACAGTGGAGCGGCGAGTCGCCAGGCATCGAGTGGACGGCAAGGGAGGTTCGATGAGTCATGCAGAGGAAGAATCCGTCGTCGAGGAGCGCCTTCCGGAGCGCGGTTTGACGACTCGTAGGGGCACTAATCCAGCATCGGCTATTCAACGGGAACGCACATTCATGGGAGGGCTTTCGATGAAGAAGAACATTTGGCGCCGTCGGCTTGCAGCAGCGATGGCAGGCGGGGCGGTTGTTAGCGTCGCGTCAATGGCGCAGGCCATTGAAATGGCGAATGTTACTGCTGATGGAGCGGGAACGTCGAATCCCGTTGCTGTGTCGATCGCGTCGGGGCAAGGAACGCCGAACTTCTTTATTGAGTCGGGCGCGGTCACCGGCCAGTATCCGATTCGGATCGGCGCGTCAGCGACCGACGACTACACCAGCGGCGTACTACTCACCAGCGTTCGCGAGAATGGCGGACGTAGCGACGGCCTGGGCATTCCGTTCTGGCCGATTTCGAGCATCACGACCACGCCCATTCAGGGAGCCGCCGCTCCGGACGGAAAGCTGGCGCTCGTCGTCGACGCCCGCGTCGGTTCCGCCACGGTGCCTGCGAACGGAAATCTTGCCGCCGCCTATTTTCCGTTCAGCGAGGGTTGGATCGGCGGCACGACTCGCAGCACCGCCAACGGCGGCAATCCGAACGATCAGTCCGTGGTTCACGGCGTCAATCTCATTGATTTGCAAGTTGGGTTCAATAGCGTCGCCAGCGGCATTCATCGCGTGAAGATTCCGACCGTCACGGACTCCCGTCAGCAAGGCCTGCTCTTCACGAATCACGCCAAGAATGAAGACAACTACTCAGCCGTGGCTCCAGATCCCACCGGCGACGGTTGGATTGTCGCCACGACGCACGGCGGCAACGCGCTTGGTTTTGAGCCGGATCCGTACACGTTCGTGTATCTCCCGTACGGCACTCCGAATATCACGATGGCTAGCATCCACGGCGCCAGCGGGCCGAATATGCAGCCGACCGTGATGAACAAGAGCGGCTCCCCCTTCACGATCGTTCGCGAAGGCATTGGCACCTATCGGCTCTCGATTCCGGGGCAGACTCCTTCTTCGGGCACCCTGCTCACGAATACCGGTGGTCCGATTTCCGGGTCGGCGACTTCCACGACGGATAACGTGCTGACCTACCAAGCGGCGGATAACGGAACTGACTGGATCATCCAGACTCGCGACTACGGTCAAGGGACTGCCGGGAACGTCATCGAGCCTTACCTCGAGACCCCGATCGCCGAACGGTCGCAAGCGTTCCAGTTCGCCTTCATGCCGTTTGCAACTCCGCCGACGGCTCCAGGCCCGAACATCACGCCGTTGAATCTGAAAGACAAGGTCATCGGCTTCAATGTCGCGATCACGGAAGTCGATGCTTCGCAGCAAGCGGCTCCGAACAACTACGGCGTCGTGACTGAAGGAACTGCCGGATATCGTTTGGAGCATCTTCGTCAAGATCGCGGCGACAACAGCATTGCGATCAACGGCGTCTTCCCATCGAAGCAAGACGGGATCATGTTCGGAACGATTAGCCAAGGGTTCCGCGACAATACGACGCTTCCCAACAATCCTTCGGGCCAAGCCGCTTACGGCATGATTGCCGCAGCGGATGGCGGGGCCGGCTGGGAATTTGCAACGCACATCGCCGATCCCGGCGCTGTGGCTGGAGCGTTGCAGGAATTCAACGTCAATTTCTCCGCAGTCTTCTTTGGGAATGACACGCCGTTCTCGAAGGCACAAGCGCAAGCGACGACAGGGGGTTCGCTCACCGTCGCGCTGCCGGGCGTCAATTCGTTGAATGACGGAATTCTGGTCGCCCAGGTGGGGGGGAATATCGACTCTTTCGCCGTTGCCACTCCGGACGTCAACGGGGCGAACTGGACGGTGAAGACTTATTCGAACGATACGACGGCCACGACCAATCCCGTCAACTGGATCTACCTGCCCTACGAAGCCGACAACCTCGTCGCTGGACGAGTTTCCGCGAATGGAACGGTCGTCAACTCGACTGGAGTTGGCGCCGCGCCGGGGCAGTTTACGTTGACGAAAGAAGCGGGTTCAGGCTCGTACTTGCTCACCATCCCGGGTAAGACCCCAGCCGATGGCACGTTGTTGTTGACCCCGGAAGCGACCGCCGGTCTTGAGGACAATCTGCTGACCTACGAGGCAGCCGGAAATTCTTTCCGCATTTTTAGCATCGATCAGGTGACGGCGGATGAGCGCCAATTGAGCTTCATCACTCCGTCGCTTGAAGATACGAACTTCACGTTCGCATTTATCGATTACGACTTGGCCCCGACGTTGAATCCTGGCGGGAACTTCCTGGCCGCGGACTTCAATGAAGATGGCAACGTCGACGGAGCCGACCTGACTGCCTGGAAGGCGGGCTTCGGAACCGGAACGACGAAGGCGCAAGGCGACGCGAATGAAGACGGCAAAGTGGATGGCGCCGACTTCTTGACTTGGCAGCATCAGTTCGGCCAAACCCCGGCGGTTGCGGCGGCGGGGTCCGTCGCCGCTGCGGTCCCGGAGCCGTCGAGCCTGTTGCTGATTGGCGTTGCCGCAGCGGTTGGCTTGGGCGCTGTTCGCCGTCGGTCGTAACGTAAGAGTGAAGCGATTTGGAAGCATCGCCGTGGCGCCGGGCAGCGCGCCACGGCGGTCTTCCTCAAAATTAACGGCCTCGATTTCTAAGAAGCGCGGGTGGGAAAGGTTTGCGAAACATGAATGGATCTAACTCGGCCGGAACTGCGGAACAGCGGCGTGGATTTACGCTCGTAGAGCTGTTGGTCGTCATCGCAATCATCGGGGTGCTGGTAGCGTTGTTGCTGCCCGCAGTCCAGGCGGCGCGCGAAGCAGCCAGGCGGACGCAATGCATCAGCAATATGAAGCAATTGGGATTGGCTGTTCTGAACTACGAAAGTGCGAAGACGACTTTACCTCCGGCGATGACTCGAGTGCCGGATCAACACATTTTCGCGTTCATGCTTCCCTATATGGAGCAAGGGGCCCTGTTTTCGCAATGGGATCTCGAGAAGAATTGGTCTGATCCGCCAACTTCAGCGAAGCCGGTTACCAATCTGACGTTGTCTCGAACCCCGATAACGCTGCTTCAATGTCCGTCGACTCCTGGCGCGGGAGATCGTCGGCTACCGAATGCCACGGACTACGCTGTCTGCTCGCGTTACGTTGAGGGCGCAAACTCCACTAAAGCGCGGTTGATAGCCGCCGGTAGGATCAGAGATCGTGGGGAATTGACGCGAGTTACCGGCTGGATTGAGCAGGAAAGCGGTGCTAAGGAACAATTTACCGGTACTTTTTGGCACAGCATGCTTGGGCAAACGTTGATTTCGCCGACTTCAGCTGGTCGTCCTGTTTCGGCTCCTAATAAGTTGAAAGATGTCACTGATGGCCTTTCGAACTCGTTCATGTTCTTCGAACAGGCAGGCATCCCCGATTACTACGAGCACAATGGCGTACTGGTGTCTGAGAAGAGCGCGCAAAGCACGGGCTGGGCCGACGAGAAAACCGGATTTGATTGGGGGCATGACCTCGAAAAGTGCGGGTTTATCCCCTTTAACTGCCATAACGGCGACGAGATTTACAGCTTTCATCAGGGAAGCTCGATCTTCACGATGGGCGACGCTTCGGTGAAGGTTCTCCAAGAAACGATTGATCTTGACGCCTTCACCTCGTTGTTCACTCGCAATGGCGAAGACACTGTTGTGGAATAGCGCTCGAACTGAACGGGGGGCGATAGGAGAATCGCTCATGAGCTGTTTGGGCTGCAGGCAGCATACTCGCTCATTGACGCGACTGCGCGTGAGAGGGCGCCCCCTTGATGCGCTCGTTGAGACCACAGACGATCGCTCAACGTCTCTCCGCCATAGCTCATGCGTTACGATTCTTAGAGTTTCCAAAATTTATTTTCCTTGCAGCCATTGATGTTGATCGCAAAAAAGAATTTCCTGCTGGCTGGATTGATGCTGTTCGGTCTTGCGCGAGTCGATGCATCGATCATTGTTTCAGAGATCATGTTCAATCCGCAGGGAACAGATTTGGATGCGACGGCCGTTCCTCCGTACAACCGCGAGTGGGTGGAACTGTACAACAACGGTTCGACCACCATTGATCTGAGTGGTTGGCAGTTTGGGGACTCGCAGGACAACGACTGGGCGACTCCATTTCCAGTGGGCACGACGCTTGGCGCCGGCCAAGCGTTGGTCGTGACCGGCGACGCGGCGAGTTTTGACGCGCACTGGGGAACCGGCATCAACCGCATTCAGGTCGGCTCGTTTCCGAATCTTGCCAACACGATTGGCACGAATGAGGGGGCGGGCATTCGCGACCAGCAAGGAGCCATTCAAGATAGAGTGAGGTATCAGGAGCTAGGCTGGCCGACGGCAAACGGCTCGGACGGCAACAGCATCTATCTGCTGCCCGGCGCGCTGACTCTGACCGCGAACGACCTTGCTTCCAATTGGCGGCCTTCCTCGCAAGGCGTGTATGGCGCCAAGTTCCGCAGCGCGGCGGGGCAAGAGAATCACGGCTCGCCGGGCTTCGTCGCCACTGTGCCGCAGACTCCTTTCGCCCCGGATCCGAACGCCGCATGGTCGATGGTGGTGATGCCCGATACGCAGAACTACTCGAAAAGCACGCGCGACTTGCCGATCTTCTCGCAACTCACCAACTGGATCAAAGACAATAAGGAAGAGTACAAGATTCAGGTCGTGCTGCAGGAAGGCGATATCGTCAACCAGAACAGCCAGGTCGAACCGACCAGCGGCGACCAATCGGCCGACCAGCAGTGGGTCAACGCCAAGGCGGCGATGAGCATTCTCAACGGCCAGTTGCCGTACATCATGGCGGCGGGCAATCATGATCTGGGGACGACGAGCGCTCAGAATCGCAACACGCAGTTCAATACTTACTTCAAAGCGTCGGACAATCCGCTCGTCGATCCGGCTCAAGG
This sequence is a window from Lacipirellula parvula. Protein-coding genes within it:
- a CDS encoding DUF1559 domain-containing protein, whose translation is MNGSNSAGTAEQRRGFTLVELLVVIAIIGVLVALLLPAVQAAREAARRTQCISNMKQLGLAVLNYESAKTTLPPAMTRVPDQHIFAFMLPYMEQGALFSQWDLEKNWSDPPTSAKPVTNLTLSRTPITLLQCPSTPGAGDRRLPNATDYAVCSRYVEGANSTKARLIAAGRIRDRGELTRVTGWIEQESGAKEQFTGTFWHSMLGQTLISPTSAGRPVSAPNKLKDVTDGLSNSFMFFEQAGIPDYYEHNGVLVSEKSAQSTGWADEKTGFDWGHDLEKCGFIPFNCHNGDEIYSFHQGSSIFTMGDASVKVLQETIDLDAFTSLFTRNGEDTVVE
- a CDS encoding dockerin type I domain-containing protein, producing the protein MKKNIWRRRLAAAMAGGAVVSVASMAQAIEMANVTADGAGTSNPVAVSIASGQGTPNFFIESGAVTGQYPIRIGASATDDYTSGVLLTSVRENGGRSDGLGIPFWPISSITTTPIQGAAAPDGKLALVVDARVGSATVPANGNLAAAYFPFSEGWIGGTTRSTANGGNPNDQSVVHGVNLIDLQVGFNSVASGIHRVKIPTVTDSRQQGLLFTNHAKNEDNYSAVAPDPTGDGWIVATTHGGNALGFEPDPYTFVYLPYGTPNITMASIHGASGPNMQPTVMNKSGSPFTIVREGIGTYRLSIPGQTPSSGTLLTNTGGPISGSATSTTDNVLTYQAADNGTDWIIQTRDYGQGTAGNVIEPYLETPIAERSQAFQFAFMPFATPPTAPGPNITPLNLKDKVIGFNVAITEVDASQQAAPNNYGVVTEGTAGYRLEHLRQDRGDNSIAINGVFPSKQDGIMFGTISQGFRDNTTLPNNPSGQAAYGMIAAADGGAGWEFATHIADPGAVAGALQEFNVNFSAVFFGNDTPFSKAQAQATTGGSLTVALPGVNSLNDGILVAQVGGNIDSFAVATPDVNGANWTVKTYSNDTTATTNPVNWIYLPYEADNLVAGRVSANGTVVNSTGVGAAPGQFTLTKEAGSGSYLLTIPGKTPADGTLLLTPEATAGLEDNLLTYEAAGNSFRIFSIDQVTADERQLSFITPSLEDTNFTFAFIDYDLAPTLNPGGNFLAADFNEDGNVDGADLTAWKAGFGTGTTKAQGDANEDGKVDGADFLTWQHQFGQTPAVAAAGSVAAAVPEPSSLLLIGVAAAVGLGAVRRRS
- a CDS encoding lamin tail domain-containing protein gives rise to the protein MLIAKKNFLLAGLMLFGLARVDASIIVSEIMFNPQGTDLDATAVPPYNREWVELYNNGSTTIDLSGWQFGDSQDNDWATPFPVGTTLGAGQALVVTGDAASFDAHWGTGINRIQVGSFPNLANTIGTNEGAGIRDQQGAIQDRVRYQELGWPTANGSDGNSIYLLPGALTLTANDLASNWRPSSQGVYGAKFRSAAGQENHGSPGFVATVPQTPFAPDPNAAWSMVVMPDTQNYSKSTRDLPIFSQLTNWIKDNKEEYKIQVVLQEGDIVNQNSQVEPTSGDQSADQQWVNAKAAMSILNGQLPYIMAAGNHDLGTTSAQNRNTQFNTYFKASDNPLVDPAQGGILKGYQVPGELQNAYFELHAPDGRDLLIFSLEFWPRQSTISWANQIAGLPKYADYTAVLLTHSYLNPNNTRANDTPDGYPVGTDGNDGEEMWNELVKLHPNFEMTLNGHVGGDGVGYLKSTATQGNVVNQMVFNSQFETNGGNGWIRVLEFLNDGKTVHVRTYSPFLGLYRTDAANDFTFTLSQLPMFAAADFNRDGFVDGSDLALWKSNFGATGTATVQMGDANGDGAVDGADFLIWQRDVAGAATAVQAAVPEPSALMLMLLSLVALRLRGPRVLVLV
- a CDS encoding glycerol-3-phosphate dehydrogenase/oxidase is translated as MRSPADQQSAPDARLEQLQQQPLDVLIIGGGIVGSGVARDAAMRGLRTGLVEQHDFASGTSSRSSRLLHGGIRYLAQGRVSLVWEASKEKSLLREIAPHLADPLEFVFPTRKANGWPRWKLGVGVKLYDLLCGVGKGGGSGSMGVAETLRRVPGLNQTELTGAVRYHDALTNDSRLVLDTLNSAVRHGAIACNYVKLLDATAEGDLWRCELEDLRTATLHVVKARSVVNATGPWSDRMPNSETSLRLTKGVHLVIDRSRLPVDDAVVLAEGSRILFVIPWGERVILGTTDTDYHGPLDNPPCDDADIAYILQVVNDGFPAAKLTPKDLVSTWSGLRPLVADKNGNPSDISRRHKIAMSHAGWWDVTGGKLTTYRLMGEETVDAIVKFLGMKAGPCRTASTPIVESGHAEAFSGILPPPVSAAAVAHYCRVESARHLDDVMIRRSSWRHYHHNQMELAANVARWMAAELKWTDAETETELQRYRRLIGGVEGAAPRIGVAPVNGNGHAAAGAVRSGAI